One part of the Pseudomonas sp. MYb118 genome encodes these proteins:
- a CDS encoding aspartate aminotransferase family protein → MTSNNPQTREWQALSNDHHLAPFSDFKQLKEKGPRIITNAKGVYLWDSEGNKILDGMAGLWCVAIGYGRDELAEAAQKQMRELPYYNLFFQTAHPPVLELSKAIADIAPEGMNHVFFTGSGSEGNDTMLRMVRHYWAIKGQPNKKVIISRKNGYHGSTVAGASLGGMTYMHEQGDLPIPGIVHIAQPYWFSEGGDMTPEEFGVWAANQLEEKILEIGVDNVGAFIAEPIQGAGGVIIPPETYWPRIKEILAKYDILFVADEVICGFGRTGEWFGTDFYGLKPDMMTIAKGLTSGYIPMGGLIVRDEVVAVLNEGGDFNHGFTYSGHPVAAAVALENIRIMREEKIIERVHAETAPYLQKRLRELNDHPLVGEVRGVGLLGAIELVQDKATRKRYEGKGVGMICRQFCFDSGLIMRAVGDTMIIAPPLVITKAEVDELVEKARKCLDLTLSALQG, encoded by the coding sequence ATGACCAGCAACAACCCGCAAACCCGTGAATGGCAGGCCCTGAGCAACGATCACCACCTGGCGCCGTTCAGCGACTTCAAGCAGCTGAAGGAAAAAGGCCCGCGGATCATCACCAATGCCAAGGGTGTCTATCTGTGGGACAGCGAAGGCAACAAGATTCTCGACGGCATGGCCGGCCTGTGGTGTGTAGCGATTGGTTACGGTCGCGATGAACTGGCCGAAGCCGCCCAGAAACAGATGCGCGAACTGCCTTACTACAACCTGTTCTTCCAGACCGCGCACCCGCCGGTACTGGAGCTGTCCAAGGCCATCGCCGACATCGCCCCCGAGGGCATGAACCACGTGTTCTTCACCGGTTCCGGCTCCGAAGGCAACGACACCATGCTGCGCATGGTTCGCCACTACTGGGCGATCAAGGGCCAGCCGAACAAGAAGGTCATCATCAGCCGCAAGAACGGCTACCACGGCTCGACCGTGGCCGGCGCGAGCCTGGGCGGCATGACCTACATGCACGAGCAGGGCGACTTGCCGATTCCGGGCATCGTGCACATCGCGCAACCGTACTGGTTCAGCGAAGGCGGCGACATGACCCCGGAAGAATTCGGCGTCTGGGCGGCCAACCAGCTGGAAGAGAAGATTCTGGAAATCGGCGTGGACAACGTCGGTGCCTTTATCGCCGAGCCGATCCAGGGTGCCGGTGGCGTGATCATTCCGCCAGAAACCTACTGGCCGCGCATCAAGGAAATCCTCGCCAAGTACGACATCCTGTTCGTGGCGGACGAAGTGATCTGCGGTTTCGGCCGTACCGGTGAGTGGTTCGGTACCGATTTCTACGGCCTCAAGCCCGACATGATGACCATCGCCAAGGGCCTGACCTCCGGTTACATCCCGATGGGTGGCCTGATCGTGCGCGATGAAGTGGTGGCGGTGCTCAATGAAGGCGGCGATTTCAACCACGGTTTCACCTACTCCGGGCACCCGGTGGCGGCAGCCGTGGCGCTGGAAAACATCCGCATCATGCGCGAAGAGAAAATTATCGAGCGCGTTCACGCAGAAACGGCACCGTATTTGCAGAAACGTCTGCGCGAACTGAACGATCACCCGCTGGTGGGGGAAGTGCGTGGGGTCGGTCTGCTGGGGGCGATCGAGCTGGTACAGGACAAGGCCACGCGCAAGCGCTACGAAGGCAAGGGCGTCGGCATGATCTGCCGCCAGTTCTGCTTCGACAGCGGCCTGATCATGCGCGCCGTGGGCGACACCATGATCATCGCGCCGCCACTGGTCATCACCAAGGCGGAAGTCGATGAGCTGGTGGAGAAGGCACGCAAGTGTCTGGACCTGACCCTGAGTGCGTTGCAGGGCTAA
- a CDS encoding glutamine synthetase family protein: protein MSNNLDQLTDWLKSHKITEVECMISDLTGITRGKISPTNKFIAEKGMRLPESVLLQTVTGDYVEDDIYYELLDPADIDMVCRPDQNAVYPVPWAIEPTAQVIHDTYDKQGNPIELSPRNVLKKVLKLYADKGWQPIVAPEMEFYLTKRSDDPDYPLQPPIGRSGRPEIGRQSFSIEAANEFDPLFEDVYDWCELQELDLDTLIHEDGTAQMEINFRHGDALSLADQILVFKRTMREAALKHDVAATFMAKPMTGEPGSAMHLHQSIVDMETGKNIFSNEDGTMSQLFLHHIGGLQKLIPELLPLFAPNVNSFRRFLPDTSAPVNVEWGEENRTVGLRVPDAGPQNRRVENRLPGADANPYLAIAASLLCGYIGMVEGMNPSAPVVGRGYERRNLRLPLTIEDALERMENSATIEKYLGKNFITGYVAVKRAEHENFKRVISSWEREFLLFAV from the coding sequence ATGAGTAACAACCTCGACCAGCTCACCGATTGGCTGAAAAGCCACAAGATCACAGAAGTCGAATGCATGATCTCCGACTTGACCGGGATTACCCGGGGCAAGATCTCGCCGACCAACAAGTTCATTGCCGAGAAAGGCATGCGCCTTCCCGAAAGCGTGCTGTTGCAGACCGTGACCGGCGACTATGTCGAAGACGACATCTATTACGAACTGCTCGACCCGGCTGACATCGACATGGTCTGCCGTCCCGACCAGAACGCGGTCTACCCGGTGCCCTGGGCCATCGAGCCGACCGCTCAGGTGATCCACGACACCTACGACAAACAAGGCAACCCGATCGAGCTGTCGCCGCGCAACGTGCTCAAGAAGGTGCTGAAACTCTATGCCGACAAGGGCTGGCAGCCGATCGTGGCGCCGGAGATGGAGTTTTACCTGACCAAGCGCAGCGACGACCCGGACTATCCGTTGCAGCCGCCCATCGGCCGTTCGGGGCGCCCGGAAATCGGTCGTCAGTCGTTCTCCATCGAAGCGGCGAACGAATTTGATCCGCTGTTCGAAGACGTCTACGACTGGTGCGAATTGCAGGAGCTGGACCTCGACACGCTGATCCACGAGGACGGCACCGCGCAGATGGAAATCAACTTCCGTCACGGCGATGCCCTGTCCCTGGCCGACCAGATCCTGGTGTTCAAGCGCACCATGCGCGAAGCCGCGCTCAAGCACGATGTGGCGGCCACCTTCATGGCCAAGCCGATGACCGGCGAGCCGGGCAGCGCGATGCACCTGCACCAGAGCATCGTTGACATGGAAACCGGCAAGAACATCTTCTCCAATGAAGACGGGACCATGAGCCAGTTGTTCCTGCACCACATCGGTGGCCTGCAGAAGCTGATTCCCGAGCTGTTGCCGCTGTTCGCGCCGAACGTCAACTCGTTCCGCCGCTTCCTGCCGGATACCTCGGCACCGGTGAACGTGGAGTGGGGCGAAGAGAACCGTACCGTGGGCCTGCGGGTTCCGGATGCCGGGCCGCAAAACCGTCGGGTGGAAAACCGTCTGCCGGGGGCGGACGCCAACCCGTACCTGGCGATCGCCGCGAGCCTGCTCTGCGGCTACATCGGCATGGTCGAAGGCATGAACCCGAGTGCGCCGGTGGTGGGGCGTGGCTATGAACGTCGCAACCTGCGCCTGCCATTGACCATCGAGGACGCGCTGGAGCGTATGGAAAACAGCGCGACCATCGAGAAATACCTCGGCAAGAACTTCATCACAGGCTACGTCGCGGTCAAGCGGGCCGAGCATGAAAACTTCAAGCGCGTGATCAGTTCGTGGGAACGGGAATTCCTGCTCTTCGCCGTCTGA
- a CDS encoding molybdopterin-binding protein, which translates to MTIKAINVRNQFKGSIKEIVLGDVLSEIDVQTASGIVTSVITTRSVKELELVVGSEVIAFVKSTEVSIAKL; encoded by the coding sequence ATGACTATCAAAGCCATCAACGTGCGTAACCAGTTCAAAGGCTCGATCAAGGAAATCGTCCTCGGCGACGTGCTCTCGGAAATCGACGTACAGACTGCTTCCGGCATCGTCACCTCGGTGATCACCACCCGCTCGGTGAAAGAGCTGGAGCTGGTGGTCGGCAGCGAGGTGATCGCGTTCGTGAAATCCACTGAGGTGTCGATCGCCAAGTTGTGA
- a CDS encoding polyamine ABC transporter substrate-binding protein, producing the protein MKALGKKLAGKTLLAMSLMGMMAGAVQADDKVLHVYNWSDYIAPDTIKKFEDESGIKVVYDVFDSNETLEAKLLAGKSGYDVVVPSNNFLAKQIKAGVYQKLDKSKLPNWKNLNTDLLKAVSVSDPGNEHAFPYMWGSIGIGFNAEKVKAALGADAPTNSWDLVFKPENAAKLKSCGISFLDSPTEMIPAALHYLGYPTDSQDKKQLAEAEALFLKVRPSIAYFHSSKYISDLANGNICVAIGYSGDIYQAKSRAAEAGDKVKVSYNIPKEGAGSFYDMVAIPKDAENVEGAYKFMTFLQKPEIMAEITNAVRFPNGNAAATALVDKDITSDPGVYPPADVLAKLYAIADLPAATQRLLTRSWTKIKSGK; encoded by the coding sequence ATGAAGGCATTAGGAAAAAAGCTTGCTGGCAAGACTCTCCTCGCCATGTCCCTGATGGGCATGATGGCGGGTGCGGTGCAGGCGGACGACAAGGTGTTGCACGTCTACAACTGGTCCGATTACATCGCGCCGGACACCATCAAGAAGTTTGAAGACGAGTCGGGCATCAAGGTGGTCTACGACGTCTTCGACAGCAACGAAACCCTGGAAGCCAAACTGCTGGCAGGCAAGTCCGGCTACGACGTCGTCGTACCGTCGAACAACTTCCTGGCCAAGCAGATCAAGGCCGGCGTCTACCAGAAGCTGGACAAGTCCAAGCTGCCTAACTGGAAGAACCTGAACACCGACCTGCTCAAGGCGGTCTCGGTCAGCGACCCGGGCAACGAACACGCCTTCCCGTACATGTGGGGTTCGATCGGCATCGGCTTCAACGCCGAGAAGGTCAAGGCCGCACTGGGTGCCGATGCACCGACCAATTCCTGGGACCTGGTCTTCAAGCCTGAAAACGCTGCCAAGCTGAAATCCTGCGGTATCAGTTTCCTCGACTCGCCGACCGAGATGATTCCGGCGGCGCTGCACTACCTGGGCTATCCAACCGACAGCCAGGACAAGAAACAACTGGCCGAAGCCGAAGCGCTGTTCCTCAAAGTGCGTCCTTCGATTGCCTACTTCCACTCGTCCAAGTACATCTCGGACCTGGCCAACGGCAACATCTGCGTGGCCATCGGTTACTCGGGTGACATCTACCAGGCCAAGTCCCGCGCGGCTGAAGCCGGTGACAAGGTGAAAGTCAGCTACAACATTCCGAAAGAAGGTGCCGGCAGCTTCTATGACATGGTCGCCATCCCTAAAGATGCCGAAAACGTCGAAGGCGCCTACAAGTTCATGACCTTCCTGCAGAAGCCGGAAATCATGGCCGAGATCACCAACGCCGTACGTTTCCCTAACGGCAACGCGGCAGCCACTGCACTGGTCGATAAAGACATCACCAGCGATCCAGGCGTTTACCCACCAGCCGACGTGCTGGCCAAGCTGTACGCGATTGCCGACTTGCCGGCCGCGACCCAGCGCCTGCTGACCCGCAGCTGGACCAAGATCAAGTCCGGTAAGTAA
- a CDS encoding glutamine synthetase family protein: protein MSVPPRAVQLNEANVFLKEHPEVLYVDLLIADMNGVVRGKRIERTSLHKVYEKGINLPASLFALDINGSTVESTGLGLDIGDADRICYPIPDTLCNEPWQKRPTAQLLMTMHELEGEPFFADPREVLRQVVTKFDELGLTICAAFELEFYLIDQENVNGRPQPPRSPISGKRPHSTQVYLIDDLDEYVDCLQDILEGAKEQGIPADAIVKESAPAQFEVNLHHVADPIKACDYAVLLKRLIKNIAYDHEMDTTFMAKPYPGQAGNGLHVHISVLDKDGKNIFASEDPEQNAALRHAIGGVLETLPAQMAFLCPNVNSYRRFGAQFYVPNSPSWGLDNRTVALRVPTGSADAVRLEHRVAGADANPYLLMASVLAGVHHGLTNKIEPPAPTEGNSYEQNEQSLPNNLRDALRELDDSEVMAKYIDPKYIDIFVACKESELEEFEHSISDLEYNWYLHTV, encoded by the coding sequence ATGTCGGTACCCCCGCGTGCCGTTCAGCTTAACGAAGCGAACGTGTTCCTTAAGGAACATCCTGAGGTTCTGTACGTTGACCTTCTGATTGCGGATATGAATGGTGTGGTGCGCGGCAAGCGCATCGAACGCACCAGCCTCCACAAGGTTTACGAGAAAGGCATCAACCTGCCGGCCTCCCTATTTGCCCTGGATATCAACGGCTCTACGGTGGAAAGCACCGGCCTGGGCCTGGACATCGGTGATGCTGACCGAATCTGTTATCCGATCCCCGACACCCTGTGCAATGAGCCCTGGCAGAAGCGTCCGACCGCGCAACTGCTGATGACCATGCACGAACTCGAAGGTGAACCTTTCTTCGCCGACCCGCGCGAAGTTCTGCGACAAGTTGTTACCAAGTTCGACGAGCTGGGCCTGACCATCTGCGCCGCCTTCGAACTGGAGTTCTACCTGATCGACCAGGAGAACGTGAACGGTCGCCCGCAACCGCCCCGCTCGCCGATTTCCGGCAAACGCCCGCACTCGACACAGGTCTACCTGATCGACGACCTCGACGAGTACGTCGACTGCCTCCAGGACATCCTCGAAGGTGCGAAGGAACAGGGCATTCCGGCCGACGCCATCGTCAAGGAAAGTGCCCCGGCGCAGTTCGAAGTGAACCTGCACCACGTGGCCGATCCGATCAAGGCCTGCGACTATGCGGTCCTGCTCAAGCGCCTGATCAAGAACATCGCCTACGACCATGAAATGGACACCACCTTCATGGCCAAGCCTTACCCGGGCCAGGCAGGCAACGGTCTTCACGTCCACATTTCGGTACTCGACAAAGACGGCAAAAATATTTTTGCCAGCGAGGATCCCGAGCAGAACGCCGCGCTGCGTCACGCGATCGGCGGTGTGCTCGAGACCCTACCGGCGCAGATGGCTTTCCTCTGCCCCAACGTCAACTCGTACCGTCGTTTCGGCGCCCAGTTCTACGTGCCGAACTCGCCAAGCTGGGGCCTGGACAACCGCACCGTGGCCCTGCGCGTACCGACCGGTTCGGCCGATGCGGTGCGCCTGGAACACCGCGTTGCCGGCGCCGATGCCAACCCGTACCTGTTGATGGCTTCGGTCCTGGCGGGCGTGCACCACGGCCTGACCAACAAGATCGAGCCACCGGCCCCGACCGAAGGCAACAGCTACGAGCAGAACGAGCAGAGCCTGCCGAACAACCTGCGCGATGCACTGCGCGAGCTGGACGACAGCGAAGTCATGGCCAAGTACATCGATCCGAAGTACATCGACATCTTCGTCGCGTGCAAGGAAAGCGAGCTGGAGGAGTTCGAACACTCCATCTCCGACCTCGAGTACAACTGGTATCTGCATACCGTGTAA
- a CDS encoding TetR/AcrR family transcriptional regulator, whose translation MTRAATPRKPRAASQARIVSILDAARALLAAEGVASLSIYSVAERAEIPPSSVYHFFASVPALLEALTADVHAAFRACLQAPIDHDALNDWRDLSRLVEQRMLEIYDEDAAARQLILAQHGLTEVTQADRQHDIELGDLMHKLFDRHFELPKLPGDVDVFALAMELGDRVYARSVQQHGQITPRMAEEGMRVFDAYLGLYLPPYLPKRAALA comes from the coding sequence ATGACACGCGCAGCCACCCCCCGCAAACCCCGCGCCGCCAGCCAGGCGCGAATCGTTTCGATACTCGACGCCGCCCGCGCGCTGCTGGCCGCCGAGGGCGTGGCCAGCCTGTCGATCTACAGCGTCGCCGAGCGTGCGGAGATTCCGCCCTCCTCGGTCTACCACTTCTTCGCCAGCGTCCCGGCCCTGCTCGAAGCGCTGACCGCCGACGTTCACGCCGCGTTCCGCGCCTGCCTGCAAGCCCCCATTGATCACGATGCACTCAACGACTGGCGTGACCTGTCACGGCTGGTGGAACAACGGATGCTCGAGATCTACGACGAAGATGCCGCTGCCCGCCAACTGATCCTGGCCCAGCACGGACTGACCGAGGTCACCCAGGCCGACCGCCAGCACGACATCGAACTCGGCGACCTGATGCACAAGCTGTTCGACCGCCACTTCGAGCTGCCGAAACTGCCGGGCGATGTCGATGTGTTTGCCCTGGCCATGGAGCTGGGCGACCGCGTCTACGCCCGCTCGGTGCAGCAGCACGGGCAAATCACCCCGCGCATGGCCGAGGAAGGGATGCGGGTGTTCGATGCGTATCTGGGGCTTTATCTGCCGCCTTATCTGCCCAAGCGAGCGGCTTTGGCCTGA